In Arachis stenosperma cultivar V10309 chromosome 1, arast.V10309.gnm1.PFL2, whole genome shotgun sequence, one DNA window encodes the following:
- the LOC130947337 gene encoding uncharacterized protein LOC130947337: MFVVTRTNKKGETDSGTQETIHHLQNLKQAGYSDDEALQTVFGKERHGRVRFCGRSITKSSLKKDKQIRQMQQQHTEVVSTMEKNKNNLTSKLDGLTSLIKMLLQKVNPSMSSKQVQVMIEAAQQSLLDASTAPNDARQSIPPLLGSNHVSKDMEISTIKINS; the protein is encoded by the exons ATGTTTGTTGTAACTCGTACTAACAAGAAAGGTGAGACTGATTCGGGAACACAAGAGACGATT CATCATCTTCAAAATTTGAAACAAGCTGGATACAGTGATGATGAAGCACTTCAAACAGTTTTTGGAAAGGAGAGACATGGTAGAGTTCGTTTCTGTGGTCGATCAATCACAAAATCCTCTCTTAAAAAGGATAAGCAAATCCGACAAATGCAACAACAACATACTGAAGTGGTTTCAACTatggagaaaaataaaaataacttaacTTCCAAGTTGGATGGTTTAACGAGCTTGATCAAAATGTTGTTGCAAAAAGTTAATCCTAGTATGAGTTCAAAACAAGTGCAAGTAATGATAGAAGCTGCCCAACAATCTCTGCTTGATGCAAGTACTGCACCAAATGATGCAAGGCAAAGCATTCCTCCTTTACTGGGATCGAACCATGTGTCAAAAGATATGGAAATAAGTACtatcaaaattaatagttaa